TTAAAATAAAATTTATATTGGTTTTGAACATCACTATCTGTATTTAATATTGGATTTCCTGCAATATCTGTAACTCCATTTATTACAGCATAATATATTTTATTTTTCTCTAAACCATTAGCTTTAGGTTTTATTATTATGTCTTCATCATCCCAAGATTCATCAACTGTGTAAGCATCTTTAGAAACTTCAGTACCACTTTCATAATCACATATTTTCACAGTATCCTGCGAAACATTGGTAAGTCCCCCAGTATAGTAATTATTTTCTGCATTTATAACAAAGCCATTATAACTTCCATCTGTTTTTATGTCTGTTATTAAGCTTCCTACATTTATTGATGAACCTGTGTTTTGTAATTCAGAAGCACTTCTATCTAATTGAAGCATTGGTGCAGGTCCTGTTGTAAAGTTTATTGTTTGTGAATTAGTCATTAAATTTCCTGAATTATCTGTTATACTTCCTATGCTTAATTTATATACACTATTAGGCATAAATCCTATAATACCAGAAGCTGTTGTTGGATGTACTATTATTTTATCCTTACCAGTTTCATTATCTATTCTTGTTAACTTTATAAGCTTATTAGGTAGATTTCCTACTCCTGCATATACCGAACTTCCTGCTGAATTCTTCTTTACAACATCCTTATCTTTAAATTCTATAATAAGACTATTAGCATTATTATTTACATTCTTATCTCCATCATTAATTTTAGTTTCTCCATATAAATCTTGTCCATTATTGTAATCATATCCACAGTATACTTAATTCACTGTAGGACCAATTGTATCTTCGGTTGCAAAATAAAATTTATATTGATTGTTTACACCATTATCGGTATTCAATATTGGATTTCCTTCTATATCCGTGACTCCATTTATCACTACAGAATATATTTTGTTATTTTGTAATCTATTGGCTACTGGTTTTATTATTATTTTCTTCTTGTTCCAAGATGTACTTACTGTATAAGAATCAGCTGATACAGGTTTATTTCCATCATTTTCATATAATTTGACAGTACTACTTGATACATTCTTTAAGCCATCATTTTCATCACTACTCCCCGCATCTACAACAAATCCACTATAACTTCCATCTGTTTTTATGTCTGTTATTAAACTTCCTACATTTATTGATGAACCTGTACTATCAACATTTGAAGCTTGTTTATTTACACCAAGACGTGGAGCTGGTCCAGTTGTAAAGCTTAATTCTTGAGGATTACTTAAAATATTTCCCGAAGCATCTGTTATATTTCCTATACTTAAATTGTAAGTACTATTCATAGCAAATCTAACCAAACAAAACGAAGACATACAATTTATAACTATTTTATCCTTTCCATCTCCCATTTGATCCGTATCATCTATAAATTGTATTCCTTTTTCACCATTTACATTTCCTTGTGTTAAATCTACATAAGTTTCTACTCCTGTATTAGGATCCACTCTAGATAGTTTTATGATATTATTGGCAAGTATTCCACCCCCTGCATATACTGAACTTCCTGTTGCATTTTTCTTTACAACATCTTTGCTATTGAATTCTATAACAAGACAATTCGTAAAGTTATCTGCATTCTTTTCTCCATTGTTTAATTTATCTGTAAAATAGGACATATCATCTTTGCTCCATGTATATCCAAGATGAATTCCTGCTACACTTAATTTGGTTTCATTTTGGGTTTGAAAATAAAATTTATACTCATTAATATTTTTACTATCTCTATTTAATATTGGATTTCCTTCTATATCTGTTACTCCATTTATTACAACTGAATATATTTTATTTTTTTCTAGTTTATTTGCTACAGGCTTTATTATTATTTTTTTGTTATCAAAAGATTCACTCACAGTATAATCATCTTTATCTATAGGAACATTGCTTCCATATTCATATATTTTAACTGTATCTTGAGATACATTTATAAGTCCATCGCCTGGATCACTACCTCCTGCATCTACTACAAATCCTCCATAACTTCCATCTGTTTTTATATCTGTTATTAAACTGCCTGCATTTATTGATGAGCCTATATTCATTATGCCCGAATCATTTTCATTAATACTAAGATATGGTGCTGGTCCAGTTGTAAAATTTAATTCTTGAGGATTACTCAATACACTTCCTGATACATCTGTTATATTTCCTATACTTAATTTGTAGGTACTATTAATGTGAAAATTCGTCAAATAAATTCCTGACATTGAATTTATAACAATTTTATCTTTTCCATTTCCGCCTAGATCTGTATCATCTATGAATTGTATACACTTATGCCCATAAAAATCGCTTTGAGATAAATCAATATCTACCTTTTCTCCTGTTATACTATCTACTCTACTTAATTTTATAATATTATTTGCTAATGCTCCCATTCCTGCATATACTGAACTTCCTACTGCATTTTTCTTTATAACATCCTTGCTATTAAATTCTATAACTATTTGATTATCATATGTAGGAATATTAGTATTTTTATTATTAAAATTAAGGTCAGCATCACTATATAAGTTTCCATAGTTCCTACTTGTAGTATATATATTATCTATGACTACTGGTTGTGATGTCTTTTTTACATTTTTATCACTCTTGCTCTTATTTCCAGATAATTCTATAGCCTGCCTAGTTGTCCTAATATTTTTGCTTTTATCCCCTACTGTATATCCCTGATTTACTTTTTCAGCTTTAACTATCTGTCCAAGTGTTGATGTTGTTAAAGCTGTTACTTGAGTGGCAATATATGATGTTGACAGTGCAACTATACCTATGTTTTTCCAAATAGTTTTTGATTTTTTCATTAATCCCATCCCTTTATATGTAAATTTTGGTTTTTTGTATATAGTATTATATTCGTTATAATCTATGTAAAATTAATACTTATTTGCTTTTATAAAAAAATACATTAACCTTGTATAATATTTTAATCATATTCTACAAACAGGTTAATGCATTTTAAAATTTGTTAACTACACTCCAATTTATATTTTTCATTATAAAGCATGCTAGAATAAACTATTAATTTTGAAACTTCCATAGCGGCATTTAATGCATAGTTTATATCTCTACTAACTCCCTTCATTTTAATATTGTACTCTTTTTCTATATTCAATACTATTTCTTCAATACTGTATCCATGAATATGACTGGAGGTATTATCCAATCTTCCATTAAACAATAATACTATAAAATTATACTCAAGCTTTAATTCATAAATAAAGTGTTCCAAAATCCCCTTTTTCTCATTTCCCTCTCTGTGATAAAGACAAAAATAGTCACAAATATAATGACAAATCACCCCTAAGGATATTGAAAACTCTTCAACTGAAATAGAACTCTTAATAACTCCATCAGCATATTGGATTAAACTTTCTAAACTTTCGTTTAAGGTATGCGGACATTCCATTTCTTTATTTGAAAAATCCGGCTTTATATTTCCTAAAGCAAATTTTATTTTGTCTAATTTAAACTTTGTATCTCTTAATATTTCTTTATAAATAATATGTGAAAACAGCAAGTGTGTATCAGTTATCATGTATTACACCTCCTACTTCTATCATATTATATACTTTTGTAAATTCAATTTACTTTGAGTTAAATTTATGTAAAAAAGCTACTTTAAAACAACATAATGTTGGTCCAAAGTAGCTTTATATAAAATTTACTGACTATCTAATTTGATTGTCTACAAACTAATTCCAAAAACTAAAATTCATGTATGAAGGAATTTTATTCTCTCTAAGTTCTTCTCTCATTTTTGATATTGCAGTATTGAATTCAGCTGTTATAGCTGCTTGTTTGCTTGCATCTACAATTGATACAGTTCCACCTTGTGGTTGTTTTAAGCCTTTTACTTTGAAAGCCTGTGCATTAACAAAAGTTCCTGCCTTCATTAAATCAAGAACATAGTCTCCTTTTACATTTCCAAATCCCATTCCGTTAGTAAGATTTATAGTTCCAGCTCCATTATTTTCGTCAAAACCCTTTGACATATTATTTGCTGCAACACAATCTGTTAAGTTTCTAATTCCACTTGTTTGTGCTCCATATTTTGAAGATCCTGATCCCATTTTAAATCCATTACCATTACCACTGCATTTTCCGATTGTTAAATCATTATCTACTGGAAGATTGTTTGCCTTATCATAAGCTCCTGTAAATACTGAAGCATCTCCACAATGATATGCTACACAGTGATCATATGTTACATCAGCTGTATCTACTCCAAAACTATCCCAAGCATCATCTGAATTTTCAGCAGATACGCAGTGTGAAAATACAGTACCTTTTCCTAGATAAAGCTTTGCAGCAAATCCATCAGCATTTCCACCACTTGTTAAGATATCAAAATTTCTATATGATACACAACCTGTTACTTTAGTGTTGTTAGGGCGTACATCTAATCCTGCTTTTTCAAGTCCTTTACTTCCTGAAATTTGAAGACCTGCATCCCCATTGTAACGGAATACACAATCAGTTATTGTATTATTATCTGGTTTTCCAACATTAGTAGTGTCTTTTGGATTAGCGGCATTAAAATTCGGTTTTATTAAAATTCCATTATCATAAGCTTTTTCAATTATAAGTCCTTTTATTGTATAAGCTCCTCCTGTTATTCTAACTCCAACATATCCATCTCCTGTTTGTTTAGGACTAAGCTTTTGTGCTGCTGTTCTAAAAGATGTAAAGTCAAGCACTGGAGTATATCCTGCTGCTGCTTCTATTGTAATGTTTGAATCTATCTTATCAAGAACAAGTTGACTTGTACAATCAAGAGTATTAGCTGCTATTTGTATTGTTTGACCACTTGTTGCTGATGCAACTGCCGCCTTTAATTCATCAAAACTAGAAACTGTAATAACATCTCCAGCCTTAGGTTTAACTGGTTGTTGTTTTGTTTGATTAGAAATTACAGGTTTATTTTTGTGTGAATTAGTTCTATGTGCTGCACTTACATTTATGCTTGATGACATTCCATAAAAAGAAACACTTGATAGAATTAACATTGAAACAACCGCTTTTGATAACATTCCTTTAGTACTCTTTAACATTTTTAAAACTCCCCTTATTATATAGATTTCTATTATAAAAAACTTATAGCATTAGCTAATTTTTTCTATAAGAAATCATTATTATTATAAGCCTTACTGCAAAAACATACAAAAGTTTATATATCTTTTTTACTTTTATCATTTGTAAGAATTATATGTTGTATTACAGTAAAGCCTACAATTAAATATTACTATAAATTGTTACCGTTAACAAGCCCTGTTTAAGCTTGTATTACATGCATGTTTTTATATTTTAAGCTTTACCTTCACATATTTATTTCTTACTAATTTTCTCTTCACATTTTAGTTAAATATTTATTTTTACGTTATGTTTTTCAACTGAAATTTTTATCCTAATAATTTTATACGCAAAAAAACCCTCGGATAATACCCGAGGGTTGAAAACTTCTTTTACTTATGCAAGTGTGATGTTTTCTGCTTGAAGTCCTTTTGGTCCTTTAACTACATCATAGTTAACTTTTTGACCTTCTTCAAGAGTTTTGTATCCTTCTGCATTTATTTGAGAATAATGAGCGAAAACGTCATTTCCATCTTCTCCTGTAATAAATCCAAAACCTTTTTCTCCATTAAACCATTTTACTGTACCAGTCATATACTGTATACCTCCAAAATTTTATTGATCTTAAACTCATTGTAATACCTCACCAATAAAATTCCTTACCTACCAAACTTTATTAAGTATTAATCGGATATATTGTGCTGCATTATTTACTACTAAATTTAAGTCTTTATTAAGCTTAACACAGTTTTAAAAATAAATCAACTTTTTTTATTAATTTTCTTTTCATTACCTAATACAAGAATAATTTTCTTCTAGTATGTAGCTAATAATTGTTAATCTCTTTGAACTATTAGACAAAATTATTTTTCTCCTTTTAACCACTTTTCAGATTCTTCTAAGGCTTTTGGCAAATCATTTTGATCCATAATTACTTCTATAAAATTTAAACATTCTTCGTTTTTATTAATATTGTTTAAAACCACTTCAAGTTCTTCTTCATTTTCAATTTTATACGAATTAAAATTCTTTTCTTTAGTTAAAGCATAAGGTAATTTATTGTATTGCCACATATTAATGTCATTATAACATTCATTTCTTCCATGTATTAATCTTTCTATAGTATATCCATTATTATTAATCACAAAAATTATCGGTTTTATATTTTGTTTTAACATAGTTGATAATTCTTGAGCCGTAAGTTGAAATGAACCATCTCCGATTATCAAAATATTTCTACGATTAATATCCGCCAATTGTGAGCCTAATAATGCAGGTAAGGTGTATCCTATGGAGCCCCATAGCGGTTGATTTATGTAAATTGAATCCTTGGGAAGTGGTATTCGAGAAGAACCAAAAAACGGTGTTCCTTGATCAGCAATTACAATATCTTTTTCTTTTAGAAATTCATAAATACGTTGCCAAAAACGTTTCTGTGTTAGTTTTTTATTAGATTTAGGTATATATTTTTCTTCAGACAAATGATACTGCGATATATTTGACTTAATATTTAATTGATTTGAATTTCTATGGTTAATTATTAACGTTAACTCATCAATAACATCTTTTATAAATATTGCATTATATTGTTTATCCTTAATCCTTGAACTGTGTGGATTTATCTCTATAATTTGAGAATCAGAAAATCCTTGAGAAAAACCTCCTGTGTTAAGATCTGTTAGTTTTATTCCAAGGCTTATAATACAATCAGCCTCATCTACTCTTTTTCTAACATAATCAGAGCTTAAAGCCCCACTATAGATTCCAATGAACTGTGGATCTTTTTCTGGAAAAACTCCCTTTCCCATACTTAAAGAAGCAACAGGAAATCCTGTTTTTTGGGCTAAATTATACAAACTCCCTCTTGAACAATAACGATCTACCTGAAAATCCACTAAAATAACAGGTTGCTTCGAGTTCTCAATTTTCAATTTAGCATCCTTAACAAATTCTGCTAGTATTTCTTTGTTGCTTTTAATTTTTTCTTTTACTAAATCTTCAATTTCGTTACCAACAATTTGATTGCATATAACTGGTTTGTTACATACATCCATAGGCAAATTAATATGAACCGGGCGTTTTTCCTTTAAACATTCCACTAAAACCCTATTTATTTCCTCAACAGCATTCTCTTGAGTTAAAAAAGTTTGAGCAACTGTAACTTCTTTAAACATATTACTAAAATGATTAAAGTCTCCATCACCTAGTGAATGATGTACACATAATTTTTCTTTAATTACATTTGTACTTGGTGTACCTGTAATCTCAACTACTGGTACATTTTCTGCATAAGAACCCGCTATACCATTAATTGCGCTCAATTCTCCAACACCATAAGTTGTAACAAGCGCTGATATTCCATTTATTCTAGCATATCCATCAGCAGCATATGCAGCATTAAGCTCATTACAATTACCAACCCACTCCAAATCATTATGTTTTAATATATCATCTAAAAATGTAAGATTATAATCACCTGGAACACCAAATATATGCTTTACCCCCAATTTATGAAGTTGCTCAAATAAATATTCGCTTACAGTATACATATAAATTCCTCCTAATCGTTAAATGTAAATAGAATTTTTGATAATTTTTCATATGCAATTCAAAACACCTTATTTTATGTTAATACATTAATATTTTACATTTTATTTTTAAAATTGTAAAATATTAATACAAAATTATATATTATATTCTTTTTTTAAACATAAAAGTACCTTGTAAAATAAATATGT
The Clostridium felsineum DSM 794 DNA segment above includes these coding regions:
- a CDS encoding Ig-like domain-containing protein gives rise to the protein MKKSKTIWKNIGIVALSTSYIATQVTALTTSTLGQIVKAEKVNQGYTVGDKSKNIRTTRQAIELSGNKSKSDKNVKKTSQPVVIDNIYTTSRNYGNLYSDADLNFNNKNTNIPTYDNQIVIEFNSKDVIKKNAVGSSVYAGMGALANNIIKLSRVDSITGEKVDIDLSQSDFYGHKCIQFIDDTDLGGNGKDKIVINSMSGIYLTNFHINSTYKLSIGNITDVSGSVLSNPQELNFTTGPAPYLSINENDSGIMNIGSSINAGSLITDIKTDGSYGGFVVDAGGSDPGDGLINVSQDTVKIYEYGSNVPIDKDDYTVSESFDNKKIIIKPVANKLEKNKIYSVVINGVTDIEGNPILNRDSKNINEYKFYFQTQNETKLSVAGIHLGYTWSKDDMSYFTDKLNNGEKNADNFTNCLVIEFNSKDVVKKNATGSSVYAGGGILANNIIKLSRVDPNTGVETYVDLTQGNVNGEKGIQFIDDTDQMGDGKDKIVINCMSSFCLVRFAMNSTYNLSIGNITDASGNILSNPQELSFTTGPAPRLGVNKQASNVDSTGSSINVGSLITDIKTDGSYSGFVVDAGSSDENDGLKNVSSSTVKLYENDGNKPVSADSYTVSTSWNKKKIIIKPVANRLQNNKIYSVVINGVTDIEGNPILNTDNGVNNQYKFYFATEDTIGPTVN
- a CDS encoding zinc dependent phospholipase C family protein produces the protein MITDTHLLFSHIIYKEILRDTKFKLDKIKFALGNIKPDFSNKEMECPHTLNESLESLIQYADGVIKSSISVEEFSISLGVICHYICDYFCLYHREGNEKKGILEHFIYELKLEYNFIVLLFNGRLDNTSSHIHGYSIEEIVLNIEKEYNIKMKGVSRDINYALNAAMEVSKLIVYSSMLYNEKYKLECS
- a CDS encoding right-handed parallel beta-helix repeat-containing protein, which translates into the protein MLKSTKGMLSKAVVSMLILSSVSFYGMSSSINVSAAHRTNSHKNKPVISNQTKQQPVKPKAGDVITVSSFDELKAAVASATSGQTIQIAANTLDCTSQLVLDKIDSNITIEAAAGYTPVLDFTSFRTAAQKLSPKQTGDGYVGVRITGGAYTIKGLIIEKAYDNGILIKPNFNAANPKDTTNVGKPDNNTITDCVFRYNGDAGLQISGSKGLEKAGLDVRPNNTKVTGCVSYRNFDILTSGGNADGFAAKLYLGKGTVFSHCVSAENSDDAWDSFGVDTADVTYDHCVAYHCGDASVFTGAYDKANNLPVDNDLTIGKCSGNGNGFKMGSGSSKYGAQTSGIRNLTDCVAANNMSKGFDENNGAGTINLTNGMGFGNVKGDYVLDLMKAGTFVNAQAFKVKGLKQPQGGTVSIVDASKQAAITAEFNTAISKMREELRENKIPSYMNFSFWN
- a CDS encoding cold-shock protein, producing MTGTVKWFNGEKGFGFITGEDGNDVFAHYSQINAEGYKTLEEGQKVNYDVVKGPKGLQAENITLA
- a CDS encoding alpha-keto acid decarboxylase family protein, which codes for MYTVSEYLFEQLHKLGVKHIFGVPGDYNLTFLDDILKHNDLEWVGNCNELNAAYAADGYARINGISALVTTYGVGELSAINGIAGSYAENVPVVEITGTPSTNVIKEKLCVHHSLGDGDFNHFSNMFKEVTVAQTFLTQENAVEEINRVLVECLKEKRPVHINLPMDVCNKPVICNQIVGNEIEDLVKEKIKSNKEILAEFVKDAKLKIENSKQPVILVDFQVDRYCSRGSLYNLAQKTGFPVASLSMGKGVFPEKDPQFIGIYSGALSSDYVRKRVDEADCIISLGIKLTDLNTGGFSQGFSDSQIIEINPHSSRIKDKQYNAIFIKDVIDELTLIINHRNSNQLNIKSNISQYHLSEEKYIPKSNKKLTQKRFWQRIYEFLKEKDIVIADQGTPFFGSSRIPLPKDSIYINQPLWGSIGYTLPALLGSQLADINRRNILIIGDGSFQLTAQELSTMLKQNIKPIIFVINNNGYTIERLIHGRNECYNDINMWQYNKLPYALTKEKNFNSYKIENEEELEVVLNNINKNEECLNFIEVIMDQNDLPKALEESEKWLKGEK